Proteins from a single region of Parasedimentitalea psychrophila:
- a CDS encoding 6-pyruvoyl trahydropterin synthase family protein, whose translation MFRITKEFHFSASHQLCNLPDDHPCARLHGHNYIVEVELSAATLDRNGFVLDYRELKPLKTWIDDGLDHRHLNVVFGHDGITSEFLAREIFDFCKKHWPQTSAVRISETPKTWAEYRP comes from the coding sequence ATGTTCCGCATCACCAAAGAGTTCCATTTTTCCGCCAGTCACCAGCTGTGCAACTTGCCGGATGACCACCCCTGCGCGCGGCTGCATGGGCATAATTATATCGTCGAGGTCGAGCTGAGTGCTGCGACATTGGACCGCAACGGTTTTGTGTTGGATTACCGCGAGTTAAAGCCGCTAAAGACCTGGATCGACGACGGATTGGACCATCGCCATCTCAATGTTGTGTTTGGCCATGACGGGATCACCTCGGAATTCCTGGCCAGGGAAATCTTTGATTTCTGCAAGAAACACTGGCCACAGACCAGCGCCGTGCGAATCAGCGAGACCCCCAAGACCTGGGCCGAGTACAGACCATGA
- the queE gene encoding 7-carboxy-7-deazaguanine synthase QueE, whose translation MSALRIAEIFGPTIQGEGAVIGVPTVFVRAGGCDYRCSWCDSLHAVDSAYRHDWSRMTAAAILTRVEELSGGVPLTVSLSGGNPAIQNFAPLISLGKARGYGFAMETQGSVAQDWFSALSMLILSPKPPSSGETVDWARFEDCLARAGQVQTVMKIVVFDDVDYAWARAVARRYPDLPLYLQPGNHTPPPPDADDAEIDLDGIMSRYQWLIDKALGDRWYDPTILPQLHVLVWGNKRGV comes from the coding sequence ATGAGTGCGCTGCGTATCGCGGAAATATTTGGCCCAACCATTCAGGGCGAGGGCGCGGTGATCGGGGTTCCGACCGTCTTTGTGCGGGCCGGGGGCTGTGACTACCGGTGCAGCTGGTGTGACAGCCTGCATGCGGTGGACAGTGCCTATCGTCATGACTGGTCACGGATGACTGCGGCGGCCATCCTGACGCGGGTCGAGGAGCTCTCAGGCGGGGTACCGTTGACGGTGTCGCTGTCCGGCGGCAACCCGGCGATCCAGAACTTTGCGCCGCTGATCTCCCTGGGCAAGGCGCGGGGATATGGTTTTGCCATGGAGACCCAGGGCTCGGTTGCGCAGGACTGGTTCAGCGCGCTGTCGATGCTGATCCTCAGCCCCAAGCCGCCATCCTCGGGGGAAACGGTGGACTGGGCCAGGTTTGAGGATTGTCTGGCGCGGGCCGGGCAGGTGCAGACGGTGATGAAAATCGTGGTCTTTGACGATGTGGATTATGCCTGGGCGCGAGCGGTCGCGCGGCGCTACCCGGATCTGCCGCTCTATCTGCAACCGGGCAATCATACCCCACCACCGCCAGACGCCGACGACGCCGAGATCGACCTGGACGGCATCATGAGCCGTTATCAATGGCTGATCGACAAAGCCCTGGGCGATCGCTGGTACGACCCCACCATTCTGCCGCAGCTGCATGTGCTTGTTTGGGGCAACAAACGCGGCGTGTGA